From Salinicoccus roseus, the proteins below share one genomic window:
- a CDS encoding amino acid ABC transporter permease: MFDIIVVFESFVEILKVVPKTLLLALIILVLSFTLGATITYIQSLNIPVVRQVIGVLQSFLRGTPNVVLLYLVYYSLPLVLAWFLGLFNVTFDPTSLNSTAIVIVTFSICYSVFQSEIIRGALHSLDKDQIEAAQSLGYSTTQVLRKVIIPQVMMEALPDTMNAFLIIIKALSLAFLVTVVDIFAQARLVGAQSFSYLEAFVAAALVYWGICVLLTYVIDKLENRMRRGYA; this comes from the coding sequence GTGTTTGATATCATAGTCGTTTTCGAAAGCTTCGTTGAAATCCTCAAAGTCGTGCCGAAGACGCTGCTTCTGGCGCTCATCATCCTTGTTCTTTCATTCACGCTCGGTGCTACGATTACGTACATCCAGAGTTTGAATATACCGGTGGTAAGGCAGGTCATCGGTGTCCTGCAGTCATTTCTCAGGGGCACACCGAATGTCGTGCTCCTCTACCTGGTCTATTATTCATTGCCGCTCGTGCTCGCGTGGTTCCTCGGGCTGTTCAATGTCACCTTCGATCCGACAAGTCTGAATTCCACGGCCATCGTCATCGTGACGTTCAGCATCTGTTATTCCGTATTCCAGTCCGAGATTATCAGGGGTGCACTGCATTCATTGGATAAGGATCAGATAGAAGCGGCACAGTCGCTCGGCTACAGCACGACCCAAGTGTTGAGGAAAGTCATCATTCCACAGGTCATGATGGAGGCACTGCCCGATACGATGAATGCATTCCTGATCATCATCAAGGCGCTGTCACTCGCCTTCCTCGTGACCGTCGTCGACATCTTCGCCCAGGCAAGGCTCGTCGGGGCACAGAGCTTCAGCTATCTGGAAGCCTTCGTCGCCGCTGCACTTGTGTACTGGGGCATCTGTGTCCTGCTTACGTACGTCATCGATAAGCTGGAGAACAGGATGCGGAGAGGGTATGCGTAG
- a CDS encoding glycerophosphodiester phosphodiesterase, with amino-acid sequence MKNFAGTLMKTLLMALLLVALLGISNGQDAISAAGKNNISQNAAKHTMNIAHRGASGYAPENTMAAFDKALEMRADYIEIDVQLSEDGEVVLMHDGMIDRTTDGSGSVDDYTLEELKQLDAGSWFEPQFAGEQIPTLEEVLDTYRGKIGILIEIKNASQHPGIEEEIAAALEEKNMDKPNNGKTIVQSFDHGSIAHFNALLPNVDTGVLVGYNAEGISDAQLAQFSTYADYVNPNHQMVDTDLVSRIHDYGMQIAPYTINDQSRINELMDYGVDGVISDYPDLVGHSSAPYYN; translated from the coding sequence ATGAAAAATTTTGCAGGCACCTTGATGAAAACTTTATTGATGGCACTCCTTTTGGTCGCCCTGTTGGGAATATCGAATGGCCAAGATGCAATTTCTGCAGCCGGGAAAAACAATATCTCCCAAAATGCCGCAAAACATACGATGAACATTGCGCATCGGGGCGCCTCCGGCTATGCACCTGAAAATACAATGGCCGCATTTGACAAAGCTCTGGAGATGAGAGCCGATTACATCGAAATAGATGTCCAATTGAGCGAAGATGGGGAAGTCGTTCTGATGCATGACGGAATGATCGACAGGACGACGGATGGTTCAGGCAGTGTGGACGACTACACCCTCGAGGAGTTGAAGCAGCTCGATGCAGGCAGCTGGTTTGAACCTCAATTTGCGGGAGAACAGATTCCTACATTGGAAGAAGTGCTCGACACTTACCGCGGAAAGATCGGCATCCTGATTGAAATCAAGAATGCATCCCAGCATCCAGGTATAGAAGAAGAAATTGCTGCTGCACTCGAAGAAAAAAATATGGACAAACCGAATAACGGCAAGACCATCGTACAATCATTCGACCACGGGTCAATCGCACACTTCAATGCCCTCTTGCCGAATGTCGACACCGGTGTTCTCGTGGGCTACAACGCTGAAGGCATATCTGATGCACAACTCGCCCAGTTCTCCACATACGCTGATTATGTAAATCCCAACCACCAGATGGTAGACACGGATCTTGTCAGCCGTATCCATGACTACGGCATGCAGATTGCTCCATATACAATAAATGATCAATCAAGGATCAATGAACTGATGGATTATGGGGTTGATGGAGTCATTTCAGATTACCCGGACCTCGTGGGGCATAGCAGTGCACCATATTACAATTAG
- a CDS encoding haloacid dehalogenase type II codes for MRRMIKALVFDAYGTLYDVHSVKEACDSLFPEKGEAISAEWRKKQLEYFFQRQVMGRYRPFEDVTRDALRYACKAEGAKLTKENEDMLMEAYLELELFEEVRDVLGNLSDKQRVVFSNGSGNMIDPLVNGSDIADDIDMVISADEIKQYKPAAAAYAHALDRLGIERNEVLFMSSNSWDIMGAASFGFHTAWINRGREQPETLDIQPDRAYTDLKGILEWM; via the coding sequence ATGAGAAGGATGATCAAAGCGCTTGTGTTCGATGCATATGGGACACTGTATGATGTCCATTCAGTCAAGGAGGCATGCGATTCGCTATTTCCGGAGAAGGGAGAGGCAATCAGCGCGGAGTGGCGCAAGAAGCAGTTGGAGTACTTTTTCCAGAGGCAGGTGATGGGGCGTTACAGGCCTTTTGAAGACGTGACCCGTGACGCATTGCGTTATGCCTGCAAGGCGGAAGGCGCAAAACTTACAAAGGAAAATGAAGATATGCTGATGGAGGCCTACCTGGAACTTGAGTTGTTCGAAGAGGTAAGGGATGTACTCGGGAATCTCTCGGACAAGCAGCGCGTCGTATTCTCGAATGGTTCTGGGAATATGATTGACCCGCTCGTCAATGGCTCCGATATTGCAGACGACATCGACATGGTCATCAGCGCGGATGAAATCAAGCAGTATAAGCCGGCTGCGGCCGCCTACGCCCATGCACTGGACAGACTGGGGATCGAAAGGAATGAGGTGCTCTTCATGTCATCGAATTCCTGGGATATCATGGGGGCGGCGAGCTTTGGTTTCCATACAGCCTGGATCAACAGGGGGCGTGAACAACCTGAAACACTGGATATCCAGCCTGATAGGGCGTATACCGACCTGAAAGGCATACTCGAGTGGATGTAG
- a CDS encoding aldose epimerase family protein gives MKINRKNHEDGIVEYVLENSTGMKVELLNIGASITGIHVPDRNGNLTNVVLRNDSLEEYRGNLHFLGATIAPVAGRVKDAEIEVDGEKHHFDSNDGPHLLHSGDAGVHTKMWEDAVVEEDGTQKVKFTTSIEDYPGTPEVSILYSLDEDNALKLEYEVKSMGPTAVAPTNHVYFNLNSDTETTIGNHFVRSGASRYLKMDDTLIPESIETCEGIFDLQEGKALQEVFENGDAQIKVANGGYDHYFLLEDEDHFEVYEPESGRKVTITTDFPGLVFYTGNNLDDGLPLAERKPQKYMGFCMEAQVTPAAQHMDLEFEMESQGMYKKETVFRFSVEK, from the coding sequence ATGAAAATCAATAGAAAGAATCATGAAGATGGGATTGTGGAATACGTGCTGGAGAACAGTACAGGCATGAAGGTCGAATTGCTGAACATCGGAGCGAGCATCACGGGAATCCATGTGCCTGACCGTAATGGGAATCTCACCAATGTCGTGCTGCGCAATGATTCACTTGAGGAATACCGGGGGAACCTGCACTTCCTCGGGGCCACCATCGCCCCCGTGGCGGGCAGGGTGAAGGATGCCGAGATTGAAGTCGATGGAGAGAAGCATCACTTCGACAGCAACGACGGCCCGCATCTGCTCCACAGCGGTGACGCAGGCGTGCATACGAAGATGTGGGAGGATGCAGTCGTTGAGGAGGATGGCACCCAAAAAGTGAAGTTCACGACATCGATCGAGGACTATCCCGGGACCCCTGAAGTGAGCATCCTCTATTCCCTCGATGAGGACAATGCACTGAAGCTTGAGTATGAAGTGAAAAGCATGGGGCCGACAGCGGTGGCACCGACCAACCATGTCTATTTCAACCTGAACAGCGATACTGAGACCACCATAGGCAACCATTTTGTGAGGAGCGGGGCCTCCCGATACCTCAAGATGGATGATACGCTGATTCCGGAATCCATTGAAACATGTGAAGGCATATTCGACCTTCAGGAGGGCAAAGCGCTGCAGGAAGTGTTCGAAAACGGTGATGCACAGATCAAAGTGGCGAATGGCGGTTATGACCATTACTTCCTGTTGGAGGATGAAGACCACTTTGAAGTGTACGAGCCGGAAAGCGGCCGCAAGGTCACAATCACAACGGATTTTCCTGGACTTGTATTCTACACGGGCAACAACCTGGATGATGGGCTGCCACTCGCAGAAAGAAAACCGCAAAAATACATGGGGTTCTGCATGGAGGCTCAGGTGACGCCCGCTGCCCAGCATATGGATCTCGAGTTTGAGATGGAGTCACAGGGCATGTATAAGAAAGAAACAGTATTCAGGTTCAGCGTGGAGAAATAG
- a CDS encoding ABC transporter ATP-binding protein — protein sequence MAELMLNDIKKVYDNGAVAVEDFNLHIKDKEFVVFVGPSGCGKSTTLRMIAGLEEISGGELRIDDAVVNDVEPKNRDIAMVFQNYALYPHMTVYDNMAFGLKLRKQNKKDIDQRVRNAAKILGLEEYLDRKPKALSGGQRQRVALGRAIVRDAKVFLMDEPLSNLDAKLRVQMRAEIQNLHHKLQTTTIYVTHDQTEAMTMATRLVVMKDGYIQQVGTPKEVYDHPDNIFVAGFIGSPAMNFFRGKLMDEDFVTNSRKLKIPEGKLKVLREQGYTDQDVILGIRPEDIHDEPLFIQSAPGTALTADVEVAELMGAEIFLHSNYDGQKFIARIDSRTDVKPDSQIELAFDMNKAIFFDAQTEKTIR from the coding sequence ATGGCAGAACTCATGTTGAACGATATCAAAAAGGTCTATGATAACGGGGCAGTCGCGGTTGAAGATTTCAACCTACATATCAAAGACAAGGAATTCGTTGTTTTCGTTGGTCCATCAGGGTGCGGTAAGTCGACCACACTTCGAATGATTGCCGGTTTGGAAGAAATCAGTGGGGGTGAACTACGCATCGATGATGCGGTCGTCAATGATGTGGAACCAAAAAACCGGGATATTGCGATGGTCTTCCAGAACTATGCGCTTTATCCACACATGACCGTATATGATAATATGGCATTCGGTCTGAAACTGAGGAAGCAGAACAAGAAGGATATAGACCAGCGAGTCAGGAACGCCGCCAAAATATTGGGGCTTGAAGAATATCTCGACCGCAAACCCAAAGCACTCTCAGGCGGGCAGCGCCAAAGGGTCGCACTGGGCCGTGCAATCGTCCGGGATGCAAAAGTCTTCCTCATGGATGAGCCGCTCTCGAACCTCGATGCGAAGCTCCGGGTCCAGATGCGTGCCGAGATACAGAACCTCCATCATAAACTTCAGACGACAACCATATATGTCACACATGACCAGACCGAAGCAATGACCATGGCCACAAGACTTGTCGTCATGAAGGATGGCTACATCCAGCAAGTCGGCACACCGAAAGAAGTCTATGACCACCCCGACAATATATTCGTTGCTGGATTCATCGGTTCGCCTGCAATGAACTTCTTCCGCGGAAAATTGATGGATGAGGATTTCGTGACCAATTCACGCAAACTCAAAATCCCAGAGGGTAAGCTGAAAGTATTGAGGGAACAAGGCTATACGGATCAGGATGTGATTCTTGGAATACGACCGGAAGACATCCACGATGAACCGCTCTTCATACAATCAGCACCAGGTACTGCGCTGACTGCAGATGTTGAAGTCGCAGAACTTATGGGCGCGGAGATTTTCCTGCATTCCAATTATGACGGCCAGAAGTTCATTGCTCGTATCGATTCTCGGACGGATGTCAAACCCGATTCACAGATAGAGCTTGCTTTCGATATGAACAAGGCGATCTTTTTTGATGCACAGACTGAAAAAACCATCAGATAA
- a CDS encoding amino acid ABC transporter ATP-binding protein encodes MLNIENLNLSFGDHKVLDDISLEVKKGEVITFIGPSGTGKTSLLRCINLLEKPESGRITLGGDTYDFSSITKKETLALRRKTAMVFQQYNLFKNKTVLENVMDAQIVVQKKSKKAAHDKSMEELTRVGLEAKADAYPHQLSGGQQQRVSIARALAVEPEVILFDEPTSALDPELVGEVLKAIGEVADSGMTIILVTHEMSFAKDISDRVIFMDQGRVAEEGPPEQIFNHSENARTQQFLRKFYTTTH; translated from the coding sequence GTGCTGAACATAGAGAATCTGAATCTGTCTTTTGGGGACCACAAGGTGCTGGATGATATCAGCCTCGAAGTCAAAAAGGGCGAGGTGATCACATTCATCGGACCGAGTGGTACGGGGAAGACGAGCCTGCTCAGATGCATCAACCTGCTCGAGAAGCCGGAGAGCGGCCGCATCACCCTGGGGGGAGATACGTATGATTTCTCATCAATCACGAAGAAGGAGACGCTTGCGCTTCGCCGGAAGACGGCGATGGTGTTCCAGCAGTACAACCTGTTCAAGAACAAGACGGTGCTCGAGAATGTCATGGATGCCCAGATCGTGGTCCAGAAGAAGTCGAAAAAGGCGGCGCATGACAAAAGCATGGAGGAGCTCACGCGAGTCGGCCTCGAAGCGAAGGCGGATGCATATCCACATCAGCTCTCAGGGGGCCAGCAGCAGCGGGTGAGCATCGCCCGGGCACTCGCTGTGGAGCCGGAAGTGATCCTTTTCGATGAACCGACTTCGGCACTCGACCCTGAACTGGTCGGCGAGGTGCTGAAGGCGATCGGTGAAGTTGCGGATTCGGGGATGACGATCATCCTCGTGACACACGAGATGTCATTCGCCAAAGACATATCCGACCGTGTCATCTTCATGGATCAGGGCAGGGTGGCTGAAGAAGGACCGCCGGAACAGATATTCAACCACTCCGAAAATGCACGGACCCAGCAGTTTCTACGCAAGTTCTATACGACGACCCATTAA
- a CDS encoding transporter substrate-binding domain-containing protein: protein MKRLLLSISFAAVLLVLAACGGEEESAEGAEESGEVRTVEVAVSSSSRPLSYVGDDGELTGYEPELLRAIDEKLEGYEFNMEGASDSAGEIGLDTGQYDMLAQGLILSPEREESYLVPDESNGPSLMKIFATGDQEGEIESLDDLQGKNVVPVTPTGGVFNLLNGYNEEHPDNQIEFDTSDGGIPTSDRLQEVNDGVYDALVHPSNLGQQEIIEEAGLDIHVTEPVEINPTYFLIHDSEENTELRDKVSEALAELKEEGTVSELSNEFYGEDILQYEE, encoded by the coding sequence ATGAAAAGGTTACTTTTATCAATTTCATTTGCAGCAGTGCTGCTGGTGCTCGCGGCATGTGGTGGGGAAGAAGAGAGTGCAGAGGGTGCTGAAGAAAGCGGAGAGGTCAGGACAGTGGAAGTAGCGGTATCTTCATCCTCCCGTCCGCTGAGCTATGTCGGTGACGATGGGGAGTTGACAGGCTATGAACCCGAACTGCTGCGTGCCATAGACGAAAAACTTGAGGGCTATGAATTCAACATGGAAGGCGCGAGTGACAGTGCTGGGGAAATCGGACTCGATACAGGACAGTATGACATGCTCGCCCAAGGGTTGATCTTGTCTCCGGAAAGGGAGGAGAGCTATCTGGTTCCCGACGAAAGCAATGGACCGAGTCTGATGAAGATTTTTGCGACAGGCGATCAGGAAGGTGAAATCGAAAGTCTAGACGATCTGCAGGGCAAGAACGTCGTACCGGTCACACCGACAGGCGGCGTCTTCAACCTGCTGAACGGCTACAATGAAGAACATCCGGACAACCAGATCGAGTTCGATACATCGGACGGCGGCATCCCGACATCCGACCGCCTGCAGGAAGTGAATGATGGCGTGTATGATGCGCTCGTTCATCCATCCAACCTGGGTCAGCAGGAAATCATTGAAGAGGCGGGTCTCGACATCCATGTGACGGAACCGGTGGAAATCAATCCGACATACTTCCTGATCCATGATTCCGAGGAGAATACTGAACTGCGTGACAAGGTCAGCGAAGCACTGGCCGAACTGAAGGAAGAAGGCACCGTGTCGGAACTGTCCAATGAATTCTACGGGGAAGACATTCTGCAGTACGAAGAGTAG
- the glnA gene encoding type I glutamate--ammonia ligase, with amino-acid sequence MTEYSREDILRIAENENVRFIRLQFTDILGAIKNVEIPVSQLDKALDGEMMFDGSSIEGFVRLEESDMYLKPDFNTWVIFPWEHNGRRIARLICDVYDIDGNPFEGDPRSNLKRVVKEMEEMGYEGMNLGAEPEFFLFKLDKEGNPTTEPSDEGGYFDLAAMDDGEECRREISRTLEEMGFEVEMFHHENAPGQQEISFKYADAVTSSDNLQTFKLVAKTVARRYNLHATFMPKPIYGQPGSGMHYNVSLFREGKNVFYDENDEFGLSKEMRHFMAGLLMHARGYTAVCNPLVNSYKRLQSGFEAPKYIAWSGRNRSPLLRIPSTRGAATRAEVRSLDPSANPYLATAAILKAGLEGIRNETELDTPVDENIYEMTKKQRDVENIEDLPTTLYTALKALREDEVIQEALGKHIYKQFYDNKYLEWQMYSAQITEWELDEYLTQH; translated from the coding sequence ATGACCGAGTACTCGAGGGAAGATATTTTAAGGATTGCTGAAAATGAAAACGTAAGATTCATCAGATTGCAGTTCACTGATATTCTGGGTGCAATCAAGAACGTGGAGATTCCAGTCAGCCAGCTGGACAAGGCGCTGGACGGCGAAATGATGTTCGATGGCTCCTCCATCGAAGGTTTCGTAAGGCTGGAAGAATCCGATATGTACCTGAAACCCGACTTCAACACTTGGGTGATCTTCCCATGGGAACACAACGGCAGAAGGATAGCCCGACTGATCTGTGATGTCTATGACATCGACGGCAATCCATTCGAAGGCGATCCGAGATCCAACTTGAAAAGGGTCGTCAAAGAGATGGAGGAAATGGGGTATGAAGGCATGAACCTTGGTGCCGAGCCGGAATTCTTCCTCTTCAAGCTGGATAAGGAAGGCAACCCGACTACAGAACCGAGTGACGAGGGCGGCTACTTCGACCTCGCAGCAATGGACGACGGGGAGGAATGCCGTCGTGAGATTTCCCGTACACTCGAGGAAATGGGATTCGAAGTGGAGATGTTCCACCACGAAAACGCCCCGGGACAGCAGGAGATCAGCTTCAAGTATGCAGACGCCGTCACGTCCTCCGACAACCTGCAGACATTCAAGCTTGTCGCTAAAACAGTTGCAAGAAGATACAACCTGCATGCAACATTCATGCCGAAGCCGATCTACGGACAGCCGGGAAGCGGCATGCACTATAATGTCTCCCTTTTCCGTGAGGGAAAGAACGTCTTCTATGACGAGAATGACGAATTCGGCCTCAGCAAGGAAATGCGCCACTTCATGGCGGGACTGCTGATGCACGCCAGAGGGTACACTGCCGTCTGCAACCCGCTCGTCAACTCCTACAAGCGACTGCAGTCCGGTTTTGAAGCACCGAAGTACATCGCATGGAGCGGCCGCAACCGTTCTCCATTGCTCAGGATTCCATCCACACGCGGTGCGGCGACACGGGCTGAAGTCCGTTCCCTCGACCCGTCCGCAAACCCATACCTTGCGACCGCTGCCATCCTGAAGGCTGGACTCGAAGGCATACGCAATGAGACAGAACTCGATACACCGGTCGACGAAAACATCTATGAGATGACGAAGAAGCAGCGCGACGTCGAAAACATCGAGGACCTCCCGACAACACTCTACACAGCACTCAAAGCATTGAGGGAAGATGAAGTCATCCAGGAAGCACTCGGCAAGCACATCTACAAGCAGTTCTACGATAATAAATACCTCGAGTGGCAGATGTACAGCGCCCAGATCACTGAATGGGAACTCGATGAATATCTGACACAGCACTAG
- a CDS encoding sulfite exporter TauE/SafE family protein — MEVLSLIAIFLVGIVVGFINIVSAGGSMLTLPMLIFFGLPSNVANGTNRIAILFQNGFALYQFQKNGHLNWKFGLLLAIPTTIASIYGARFAVNIADDTFDTLLAVFMVIFAVLLIIKPQRYIKGKFNPKVAIPLLGVAFILIGLYGGALQAGVGFFISLTLLMLIPNIPMGEMHGLKTLVVTIYISVSTFVFIFNDLISWKFAIALSIGSAIGGSIGGRYASTLPDKLLEKILIIAIIFFAVILLVR; from the coding sequence ATGGAAGTATTATCGCTCATCGCAATATTTCTCGTCGGCATCGTCGTCGGCTTCATCAATATCGTCTCAGCGGGCGGTTCCATGCTCACATTGCCGATGCTCATATTCTTTGGTCTGCCATCGAATGTGGCGAACGGGACGAACCGTATCGCCATACTGTTCCAGAATGGATTTGCACTGTACCAGTTCCAGAAGAATGGGCACCTAAACTGGAAGTTCGGCCTGCTGCTGGCCATCCCGACCACGATCGCTTCGATATATGGGGCCCGGTTTGCGGTCAACATCGCAGATGATACATTCGATACGCTCCTGGCCGTCTTCATGGTCATCTTCGCAGTGCTGCTCATCATCAAGCCCCAGCGCTACATAAAAGGCAAGTTCAATCCGAAAGTCGCCATCCCGCTGCTCGGGGTCGCCTTCATCCTGATCGGTCTGTACGGCGGCGCACTTCAGGCAGGGGTCGGCTTCTTCATCAGCCTGACCCTGCTCATGCTCATTCCGAACATACCGATGGGGGAGATGCACGGGCTCAAGACGCTCGTCGTCACCATTTACATCTCGGTCTCGACCTTCGTCTTCATCTTCAATGACCTGATCAGCTGGAAGTTCGCCATTGCGCTATCCATCGGTTCCGCAATCGGCGGCTCCATCGGCGGCAGGTATGCGAGCACCCTGCCCGACAAACTGCTGGAGAAGATATTGATCATCGCCATCATCTTCTTCGCAGTCATCCTGCTCGTCAGATAG
- a CDS encoding amino acid ABC transporter permease, protein MDVQYMLEILPQFLSVIPITILIVVLAAVFGFLLSIPIAAARIRRIPVLSQLLGAYISFTRSTPILLQLFLFFFGLPVLLQLIGFDIRNIGPITAATVCLIFFNGAYMSEVLRPAYLAIDKGQHEAAESLGYTPVQKMKRIIIPQMGPIALPGLGNAIIHLIHDSSLVFAIGVVDIMGMATIMSGDTFGMKQVEVFLTVALIYWGISMISEQIIRRLERRKKRVLRRTGYEMKKKEAGYSV, encoded by the coding sequence ATGGATGTACAATATATGCTGGAGATACTTCCACAGTTCCTGTCTGTGATTCCCATAACGATCCTGATCGTTGTACTCGCCGCTGTATTTGGTTTTCTACTCAGCATTCCCATAGCGGCGGCACGGATCAGGAGGATTCCTGTCCTGAGCCAGCTGCTCGGGGCATACATATCATTCACCCGGAGTACACCGATACTCCTGCAACTGTTCCTGTTCTTCTTCGGACTGCCGGTGCTGCTGCAGCTGATCGGATTCGACATAAGGAACATCGGTCCCATCACCGCAGCGACGGTGTGCCTGATCTTCTTCAATGGTGCGTATATGTCGGAAGTGCTGCGCCCGGCTTATCTGGCGATCGATAAGGGACAGCATGAAGCGGCCGAAAGCCTCGGCTATACACCGGTCCAGAAGATGAAGCGGATCATCATCCCGCAGATGGGTCCCATTGCGCTCCCGGGCCTCGGCAATGCGATCATCCACCTCATCCATGACAGCTCCCTCGTCTTCGCCATCGGTGTCGTGGATATCATGGGGATGGCGACGATCATGAGCGGGGATACATTCGGCATGAAGCAGGTGGAAGTCTTCCTGACGGTCGCCCTCATCTACTGGGGCATCTCCATGATTTCCGAGCAGATCATCAGAAGGCTCGAACGCAGGAAGAAGCGGGTGCTGAGAAGGACGGGCTACGAAATGAAGAAGAAGGAGGCGGGCTACAGTGTTTGA